The Gasterosteus aculeatus chromosome 17, fGasAcu3.hap1.1, whole genome shotgun sequence genome includes a window with the following:
- the ghrh gene encoding somatoliberin: protein MKKAALLLSCCLVMSLSGSPLYPSIRFGQRDTSILMTSSVENPAEQQEDDTSPPRERAELRSGRHADAIFTNSYRKVLGQISARKFLQTIMGKRLGDQSESYVKRQSDIYEGTYKEDLTSIQSNQRLLS, encoded by the exons ATGAAGAAAGCTGCACTGCTGCTGTCTTGTTGCCTGGTCATGTCTTTATCAGGCTCCCCACTCTACCCGTCCATCAG GTTCGGCCAGAGGGACACGTCCATCCTGATGACATCTTCTGTGGAGAatccagcagagcagcaggaggacgacACGAGTCCTCCCAGGGAGCGAGCGGAGTTACG CTCCGGACGCCACGCTGATGCCATCTTCACCAACAGTTACAGGAAAGTGCTGGGCCAGATCTCTGCCAGGAAGTTCCTTCAGACCATCATGGGCAAGCGGCTCGG AGATCAAAGTGAGAGCTACGTGAAACGTCAATCAGACATCTACGAGGGGACCTACAAGGAAGATCTAACGTCCATCCAGAGCAACCAGAG ACTGCTCAGCTGA
- the rpn2 gene encoding dolichyl-diphosphooligosaccharide--protein glycosyltransferase subunit 2 isoform X2, which produces MDRSRLFGLFLFSLALAGAQALTPAHYLSLSDVARLQSLLNQQFTDLESAYHSVVGLTKLGATVHDHEGVCRFLKSQLDPTDVNSVFFAAETSQAISGCEIPVSNETRDILLAAVSEDSTMTQIHRAVSALRSLGLALASQEVVGALTGRISKEDNVMAITLALQTAARLSKQAELGGILEEIEDLTARLDDLGGIYLQFEEGLEATALFVTAAYSLSDHVDMEPPLKEDQVIQLVNSIFSKKSWDSLAEAFSVASAAAALSNNRFHVPVIVSAPGPATVSHSQPTLQLLVTDVMSQPLAMANVLVESAYAVASKSVILSQAPFTLNDGVFELNFMSSKPTSGYYQFTVAVTGDTRLVANHVELKVKVSTEVSVTSMDLSVVDKDQSIGTKTTRVDYPSKGKSSFTADSHQNFAMSFQLVDTNTGVELTPHQTFVKLHNQKTGQEVVFVAEPDSKSVYKFELDTAERKSEFNSISGTYSLHLIVGDATLENPILWNVADVVLKFVDEEAPVAVQPKTLYMPKPEIQHLFREPEKKPSTVVSNTFTALILSPLLLLLILWLKLGANMSNFSFTPSTVLFHAGHAAMLGLMYVYWTHLNMFQTLKYLAIIGGLTFLAGNRMLAQKAVKRIEKK; this is translated from the exons ATGGACCGGTCTC GACTGTTCGGCTTGTTCCTCTTCAGCCTGGCTCTCGCTGGAGCTCAGGCGCTCACCCCGGCGCACTACCTCTCCCTGTCCGATGTGGCCCGACTGCAGAGCCTCCTGAACCAACAATTCACTGATCTGGAATCTGCGTACCACTCGGTGGTTGGTCTGACCAAGCTCGGGGCCACCGTTCACGATCACGAG ggagTGTGCCGCTTTCTCAAATCCCAGCTCGACCCCACTGACGTGAACTCTGTCTTCTTCGCGGCTGAGACCAGTCAGGCCATTTCAGGATGCGAG ATCCCCGTGTCCAATGAAACTCGAGACATCCTCCTGGCGGCGGTCAGCGAGGATTCCACCATGACTCAGATTCACAGAGCCGTGAGCGCGCTGCGCTCCCTGGGGCTTGCTCTGGCCTCCCAGGAAGTTGTTGGTGCCTTGACTGGTCGCATCAGCAAGGAGGACAACGTCATGGC AATCACTTTGGCTCTGCAAACCGCTGCTCGCCTGTCCAAGCAGGCTGAGCTTGGAGGAATACTGGAGGAAATCGAG GACCTTACAGCTCGTTTGGATGATCTTGGTGGCATCTACCTCCAGTTTGAGGAGGGACTCGAGGCGACTGCCTTGTTTGTGACGGCCGCTTATTCCCTGTCCGACCACGTTGACATGGAGCCCCCTCTGAAGGAG GACCAGGTCATCCAGCTGGTGAACTCTATCTTCAGCAAGAAATCCTGGGACTCTCTGGCCGAGGCCTTCAGCGTGGcaagcgccgccgccgctctctccaaCAACCGCTTCCACGTGCCGGTCATCGTCAGCGCCCCCGGGCCCGCCACAGTGTCCCACAGCCAGCCGACCCTGCAG CTCCTTGTCACCGATGTGATGTCTCAACCTCTGGCGATGGCCAACGTGCTGGTGGAATCTGCGTACGCCGTGGCCTCCAAGAGCGTCATCCTCAGCCAGGCTCCGTTCACACTTAACGA CGGCGTCTTTGAACTGAACTTCATGTCCAGCAAGCCGACCAGTGGATATTACCAGTTCACCGTTGCGGTGACCGGGGATACCCGGCTTGTTGCCAATCACGTTGAG CTCAAAGTGAAGGTGTCCACCGAGGTGTCCGTCACCAGCATGGACCTGTCCGTGGTGGATAAGGACCAGAGCATCGGCACAAAGACCACCAG GGTGGACTATCCGTCCAAAGGCAAGAGCTCCTTCACAGCCGACAGCCACCAAAACTTTGCCATGTCCTTCCAGCTGGTGGACACCAACACCGGAGTGGAGCTAACCCCTCACCAG ACCTTCGTCAAGCTGCACAACCAGAAAACTGGCCAAGAGGTCGTGTTTGTGGCCGAACCCGACAGCAAGTCTGTGTACAAGTTTGAGTTGGACACAGCGGAGCGGAAATCCGAGTTTAACTCCATATCCGGCACCTACTCGCTCCACCTCATCGTTGGGGATGCTACGTTGGAGAATCCCATCTTGTGGAACGTG GCTGACGTTGTTCTGAAGTTCGTGGATGAGGAGGCCCCGGTGGCCGTTCAGCCCAAGACTCTTTACATGCCCAAACCAGAGATCCAG CATTTATTCAGGGAACCAGAGAAGAAGCCTTCCACGGTGGTTTCCAACACCTTCACTGCCCTCATCCTGTCTCCCTTACTTCTTCTGCTCATCCTG TGGCTTAAGCTCGGAGCCAACATGTCCAACTTCAGCTTCACTCCCAGCACCGTTCTGTTCCACGCGGGACACGCAG CCATGCTGGGCCTGATGTACGTCTACTGGACCCACCTGAACATGTTCCAGACTCTGAAGTACCTGGCAATCATCGGCGGCTTGACTTTCCTCGCCGGGAACCGCATGCTGGCCCAGAAAGCCGTCAAGAG AATTGAGAAGAAATAA
- the LOC120835501 gene encoding bactericidal permeability-increasing protein, which translates to MFLCCWLALGALIPLTLATDPGVKVKLTAKGLEYGRQLGMAAIQKKLKTIRVPDISGKASVSPIGTVQYSLTNLQIVDVGLPTSTVALVPGTGVRLSISKAFIRLDGNWRVKYLRIIKDSGSFDLNVSDLTVGASIAIKSDETGRPTVNSVGCEATVGSASIHFHGGASWLYNLFKDFIDKAIRDALQNQICPLVTDAVSDLNPQLKTLNVLAKVDQYAEIEYSMVSSPAVTTSSIELGLKGEFYNIGKRQEPPFSAAAFDLPPQTDNMLYVGLSAFTANSAAFVYSTAGALSLYVTDDMVPRASPIRLNTRTFGAFIPQIAERFPGLMVKLLVKTSETPVVTFEPNNTTVQATGTVTAYAIQPNATLSPLFVLNLESSASARLFVNVMRVAGNVTLNKMDLTLGTSYVGEFKVTALNSVFQMVLKSVVVPQLNVQLAKGYPLPTIGKMTLVNTKLQVLKDYMLIGTDVQFNSTHGASQDSFLPWGTTL; encoded by the exons ATGTTCCTGTGCTGCTGGCTGGCTCTGGGGGCTTTGATCCCTCTGACCCTGGCCACTGATCCTGGAGTGAAGGTCAAGCTAACTGCAAAAGGCCTTGAATACG GCAGGCAACTGGGGATGGCCGCCATCCAGAAGAAACTGAAAACCATCAGAGTGCCAGATATTTCGGGGAAAGCGAGCGTGTCTCCCATTGGCACGGTCCAGTACAGCCTGACGAA TTTGCAAATAGTGGATGTGGGATTGCCAACTTCCACTGTAGCTCTGGTTCCAGGGACGGGTGTCAGACTGTCCATCAGCAAAGCCTTCATCCGCCTCGACGGAAACTGGAGGGTCAAGTACCTCCGAATAAT AAAGGACAGCGGCTCTTTTGACTTGAACGTCAGCGATCTGACCGTCGGTGCGAGCATCGCCATCAAAAGCGACGAGACCGGCCGCCCTACGGTCAACAGCGTGGGATGCGAGGCCACTGTCGGCAGCGCAAGCATCCACTTCCACGGCGGAGCCAG CTGGCTGTACAATCTCTTCAAAGACTTCATCGACAAGGCGATACGAGACGCACTGCAGAATCAG ATCTGCCCCCTTGTGACCGATGCAGTTTCTGATTTGAACCCTCAGTTGAAAACTctcaatg TTCTAGCCAAAGTAGACCAGTACGCAGAGATCGAATACTCCATGGTGTCCTCGCCCGCTGTGACAACCTCTTCTATCGAACTGGGCTTGAAG GGTGAATTTTACAACATCGGAAAGCGGCAGGAGCCTCCGTTCTCCGCCGCGGCCTTTGACCTGCCGCCGCAGACGGACAACATGCTGTACGTCGGCTTGTCCGCCTTCACCGCCAACTCCGCGGCCTTCGTCTACAGCACTGCAGGAGCCCTCAGCTTGTACGTCACCGATGACATG GTGCCGCGGGCCTCGCCCATCCGACTCAACACCAGAACGTTCGGCGCCTTCATCCCGCAG ATCGCTGAGCGCTTCCCGGGTCTGATGGTGAAACTGCTGGTGAAGACGAGCGAAACCCCCGTTGTCACGTTTGAACCCAACAACACCACGGTGCAGGCTACCGGGACGGTTACGGCCTACGCCATCCAACCCAACGCCACGCTCTCCCCGCTCTTTGTCCTGAACTTG GAGAGCAGCGCCAGCGCGCGACTGTTTGTCAATGTAATGAGGGTGGCCGGAAACGTCACCCTGAACAA AATGGATCTGACCCTTGGGACCAGCTACGTGGGCGAGTTTAAG GTTACGGCCCTCAACAGCGTCTTCCAAATGGTCCTCAAGTCTGTCGTGGTACCTCAACTCAACG TTCAACTTGCAAAGGGGTACCCACTTCCCACGATCGGGAAGATGACACTTGTCAACACTAAGCTTCAGGTCCTGAAG GACTATATGCTGATTGGGACAGATGTTCAGTTCAATAGCACTCATGGAGCCTCCCAGGATTCATTTCTGCCCTGGGGCACGACACTTTGA
- the cdk5rap1 gene encoding mitochondrial tRNA methylthiotransferase CDK5RAP1, translating into MEYLRKPLMTLPHHWKPLVCARHRCCSNLPRDGKTPVDRFRAQVSRGPSFQDFIKGVSVHKPRAEAAGGCDSHAYLSEDLSMGDSRKVYFETYGCQMNVNDTEIAWSILQKKGYLRTADLREADVVLLVTCSIREKAEQTIWNRLRQLTALKKRRLKSHAPMKIGILGCMAERLKTELLEREKLVDVLAGPDAYRDLPRLLTVADGGLQASNVLLSLEETYADVMPVHHAPQGNTAFVSIMRGCDNMCSYCIVPFTRGRERSRPVSSVLEEVRVLSDQGVKEVTLLGQNVNSYRDTSEEQFCGSDPTKLSQGFKTVYRAKQGGLRFSDLLDRVSRIDPDMRIRFTSPHPKDFPDEVLHLIVERGNICNQIHLPAQSGSSEVLKAMRRGYTREAYLDLVGNIKRIIPDVSLSSDFISGFCGETEDDHQQTLSLIRAVGYNVGFLFAYSMRKKTHAAHRLQDDVPPEEKRRRLEECIAAFREEAAKVNAALIGSTQLVLVEGESKRSAKDLCGRTDGNMKVIFPKEDVAVQPSALDTASVHAGDYVLVKILSSSSQTLRGRALSHSSLSSVMKGRELLLSHQLANHVASDTTTTSGGSRTLSSSQ; encoded by the exons ATGGAATACCTGAGGAAACCTCTGATGACGCTTCCCCACCACTGGAAGCCCCTCGTGTGCGCGCGACACAGGTGTTGTTCCAACCTACCGAGGGACGGGAAGACCCCCGTAGACCGGTTCAGGGCTCAGGTGTCGCGCGGTCCGAGTTTTCAGGACTTCATAAAAGGTGTTTCTGTCCATAAGCCGCGTGCAGAAGCCGCGGGGGGCTGCGACTCGCACGCGTACCTGTCCGAGGACCTCTCGATGGGCGACTCCAGGAAAG TGTATTTTGAAACCTATGGGTGTCAAATGAACGTCAACGACACGGAGATCGCCTGGTCCATCCTGCAGAAGAAGGGATACCTGCGCACAGCCGACTTACGCGAG GCAGACGTTGTCCTTCTGGTGACCTGCTCCATACG AGAGAAGGCCGAGCAGACCATCTGGAACCGGCTGCGACAACTGACGGCCCTGAAGAAGAGGCGGCTGAAGAGCCACGCGCCGATGAAGATTGGGATTCTAG GCTGCATGGCAGAGCGGCTGAAGACGGAGCTGCTGGAGCGGGAGAAGCTCGTGGACGTTCTCGCCGGTCCCGACGCCTACCGGGACCTTCCCCGCCTCTTGACCGTGGCTGACGGGGGTCTTCAGGCCAGCAAcgtgctgctgtcgctggaggAGACCTACGCCGACGTCATGCCCGTCCACCATGCTCCTCAGGGGAACACTGCCTTTGT GTCCATCATGCGAGGCTGCGACAACATGTGCAGTTACTGCATTGTTCCCTTCacccgagggagagagaggagccgaCCCGTCAGCTCCGTGCTGGAGGAAGTCCGCGTGCTGTCTGACCAG GGTGTGAAGGAGGTGACTCTCCTGGGTCAGAACGTGAACAGCTACAGAGACACGTCGGAGGAGCAGTTCTGCGGCTCGGACCCAACCAAGCTCAGCCAGGGGTTCAAGACCGTGTACAGAGCAAAGCAGGGAGGTCTGCGCTTCTCCGACCTGCTGGACCGAGTGTCCCGCATCGATCCCGACATGAGGATCCGATTCACCTCACCGCATCCCAAGGACTTCCCTGATGAG GTTTTGCACCTGATCGTGGAGCGAGGGAACATCTGTAACCAGATCCACCTTCCCGCCCAGAGCGGCAGCAGCGAGGTCCTGAAGGCGATGCGGCGCGG CTACACGAGAGAGGCCTACCTCGACCTCGTTGGGAACATCAAGAGAATCATCCCAG ACGTGAGCCTCAGCagtgacttcatctccggcttctgTGGCGAGACGGAGGACGACCACCAGCAGACGCTGTCTCTCATCAGAGCGGTGGGCTACAATGTGGGATTCCTGTTTGCCTACAGCATGAGGAAG AAAACCCACGCCGCCCATCGGCTGCAGGACGACGTGCCGCCTGAGGAGaagcggcggcggctggaggaGTGCATCGCCGCGTTCAGGGAGGAAGCGGCGAAGGTCAACGCCGCGCTCATCGGCAGCACGCAGCTGGTCCTGGTGGAGGGA GAAAGTAAAAGATCAGCCAAAGACCTGTGTGGGAGAACGGACGGCAACATGAAAGTGATCTTCCCCAAAGAGGACGTTGCTGTCCAGCCTTCAGCATTGGACACGGCGTCCGTCCATGCAGGGGACTATGTGCTGGTCAAG ATTTTGTCGTCCAGCTCCCAGACGCTGAGAGGCCGAGCCCTCAGTCACAGTTCCCTCAGCAGCGTGATGAAGGGCCGCGAGCTTCTCCTCAGCCACCAGCTCGCTAACCACGTGGCCTCCGACACAACCACGACCTCAGGGGGAAGTAGgacactttcttcttctcaaTGA
- the rpn2 gene encoding dolichyl-diphosphooligosaccharide--protein glycosyltransferase subunit 2 isoform X1, whose product MDRSRLFGLFLFSLALAGAQALTPAHYLSLSDVARLQSLLNQQFTDLESAYHSVVGLTKLGATVHDHEGVCRFLKSQLDPTDVNSVFFAAETSQAISGCEIPVSNETRDILLAAVSEDSTMTQIHRAVSALRSLGLALASQEVVGALTGRISKEDNVMAITLALQTAARLSKQAELGGILEEIEDLTARLDDLGGIYLQFEEGLEATALFVTAAYSLSDHVDMEPPLKEDQVIQLVNSIFSKKSWDSLAEAFSVASAAAALSNNRFHVPVIVSAPGPATVSHSQPTLQLLVTDVMSQPLAMANVLVESAYAVASKSVILSQAPFTLNDGVFELNFMSSKPTSGYYQFTVAVTGDTRLVANHVELKVKVSTEVSVTSMDLSVVDKDQSIGTKTTRVDYPSKGKSSFTADSHQNFAMSFQLVDTNTGVELTPHQTFVKLHNQKTGQEVVFVAEPDSKSVYKFELDTAERKSEFNSISGTYSLHLIVGDATLENPILWNVADVVLKFVDEEAPVAVQPKTLYMPKPEIQHLFREPEKKPSTVVSNTFTALILSPLLLLLILWLKLGANMSNFSFTPSTVLFHAGHAAMLGLMYVYWTHLNMFQTLKYLAIIGGLTFLAGNRMLAQKAVKRIAAEQSSRLAKYRSLRIEKK is encoded by the exons ATGGACCGGTCTC GACTGTTCGGCTTGTTCCTCTTCAGCCTGGCTCTCGCTGGAGCTCAGGCGCTCACCCCGGCGCACTACCTCTCCCTGTCCGATGTGGCCCGACTGCAGAGCCTCCTGAACCAACAATTCACTGATCTGGAATCTGCGTACCACTCGGTGGTTGGTCTGACCAAGCTCGGGGCCACCGTTCACGATCACGAG ggagTGTGCCGCTTTCTCAAATCCCAGCTCGACCCCACTGACGTGAACTCTGTCTTCTTCGCGGCTGAGACCAGTCAGGCCATTTCAGGATGCGAG ATCCCCGTGTCCAATGAAACTCGAGACATCCTCCTGGCGGCGGTCAGCGAGGATTCCACCATGACTCAGATTCACAGAGCCGTGAGCGCGCTGCGCTCCCTGGGGCTTGCTCTGGCCTCCCAGGAAGTTGTTGGTGCCTTGACTGGTCGCATCAGCAAGGAGGACAACGTCATGGC AATCACTTTGGCTCTGCAAACCGCTGCTCGCCTGTCCAAGCAGGCTGAGCTTGGAGGAATACTGGAGGAAATCGAG GACCTTACAGCTCGTTTGGATGATCTTGGTGGCATCTACCTCCAGTTTGAGGAGGGACTCGAGGCGACTGCCTTGTTTGTGACGGCCGCTTATTCCCTGTCCGACCACGTTGACATGGAGCCCCCTCTGAAGGAG GACCAGGTCATCCAGCTGGTGAACTCTATCTTCAGCAAGAAATCCTGGGACTCTCTGGCCGAGGCCTTCAGCGTGGcaagcgccgccgccgctctctccaaCAACCGCTTCCACGTGCCGGTCATCGTCAGCGCCCCCGGGCCCGCCACAGTGTCCCACAGCCAGCCGACCCTGCAG CTCCTTGTCACCGATGTGATGTCTCAACCTCTGGCGATGGCCAACGTGCTGGTGGAATCTGCGTACGCCGTGGCCTCCAAGAGCGTCATCCTCAGCCAGGCTCCGTTCACACTTAACGA CGGCGTCTTTGAACTGAACTTCATGTCCAGCAAGCCGACCAGTGGATATTACCAGTTCACCGTTGCGGTGACCGGGGATACCCGGCTTGTTGCCAATCACGTTGAG CTCAAAGTGAAGGTGTCCACCGAGGTGTCCGTCACCAGCATGGACCTGTCCGTGGTGGATAAGGACCAGAGCATCGGCACAAAGACCACCAG GGTGGACTATCCGTCCAAAGGCAAGAGCTCCTTCACAGCCGACAGCCACCAAAACTTTGCCATGTCCTTCCAGCTGGTGGACACCAACACCGGAGTGGAGCTAACCCCTCACCAG ACCTTCGTCAAGCTGCACAACCAGAAAACTGGCCAAGAGGTCGTGTTTGTGGCCGAACCCGACAGCAAGTCTGTGTACAAGTTTGAGTTGGACACAGCGGAGCGGAAATCCGAGTTTAACTCCATATCCGGCACCTACTCGCTCCACCTCATCGTTGGGGATGCTACGTTGGAGAATCCCATCTTGTGGAACGTG GCTGACGTTGTTCTGAAGTTCGTGGATGAGGAGGCCCCGGTGGCCGTTCAGCCCAAGACTCTTTACATGCCCAAACCAGAGATCCAG CATTTATTCAGGGAACCAGAGAAGAAGCCTTCCACGGTGGTTTCCAACACCTTCACTGCCCTCATCCTGTCTCCCTTACTTCTTCTGCTCATCCTG TGGCTTAAGCTCGGAGCCAACATGTCCAACTTCAGCTTCACTCCCAGCACCGTTCTGTTCCACGCGGGACACGCAG CCATGCTGGGCCTGATGTACGTCTACTGGACCCACCTGAACATGTTCCAGACTCTGAAGTACCTGGCAATCATCGGCGGCTTGACTTTCCTCGCCGGGAACCGCATGCTGGCCCAGAAAGCCGTCAAGAG GATTGCCGCAGAGCAGAGTAGTAGGTTGGCAAAGTATAGGAGCCTACG AATTGAGAAGAAATAA